From the genome of Streptomyces ficellus:
GGCACTGAGCACGGCGACGGAGGTGCTGCGCCACGAGGACGACGAGAGGCTGACGCCGCACGCCTCGTAGGCTGCGCGCCGGGTGTGGAACACCGGGTGTGGAACAGGGGTTCGCGCCCCGGCGTGCGGTACAGGGGTTCACGCCCCTCGGCGTGGGACGGAACGCACGCCCCGTGGGCGCGTAACAGGCTGCGCGCCGGACGAGTCAGTTGCTGTGCCGGGTCAGGCTGTAGCAGAGGATCAGTACGGCCACGGCCATCACGGTCACGTGCAGCCACGCGGGGGCGGCCGAGGCGTCCTGCGAAGCGGTCACGATGGGGTTCACGGGTTCCTCCGGGTCACATCGTCGTCGTCATGGTGGTGTTGTCGTGTCACGTCCCGCGCGTACCCCGCGTCGCGGGGCCGACGCGGGCGCCGGGGCCGCTTCGTGTTCCGAGACGAATGGCGGCCCACCGCCCGTGCGGGACGACGGATGGCCGGCACGGGGCGGGCGCGGGGCGGGTCCGGGCCCGCCGGTCACCCGTATTCGCTCTCCGCCCTCGCCAGTGCGAGCACCCCGGCGACGACGAGGCCGACCCCGACCAGCTCCGGCAGCAGCCACCAGTGGCCGCGCAGGTGTTCCTCGTAGAGCAGCACCCCCAGCACCAGGCTCACGGTCGCGTCCCCGAGGGTGAGCGCCGGCTGCGACGCCACCAGCGGGCCGCCCTGGAGGGCGTGTTCGAGCAGGAGCAGCGCGGCGACACCGCACGCGGCGAAGGCGTAGGTGTGCCAGGTGGTGAAGAACGCGCCGACGCCCTCGTCGTCGAGGATGTGCATGGACGTCTTCATCAGGCAGGCGGTCAGCGCGTAGCAGACGGCGGTGGCGGCCCCGAGGCACCCGGCGCGCGCCTTCCCCGGGGGGCGGCGCAGCGCGGTGGCCGTCAGCAGCAGGACCACCACGGCGCACACCGCCAGGGTCGGGATCCACCGGTCCAGTGGCACACGGGTGCGGTTGCCCTGCGGTGAGGCGGCGACCATGGCGAGGACCAGCCCGCCGACGACGGCGGCCACCGCCGCCCACAGGCGCGGGGCCATGCTCCGGCGGTCCGCGAGCGACCCGAACAGCAGGGCCAGCGGCAGCTCCAGGACGAACAGGGGCTGTACGAGGGCGAGGGGCCCGGTCGCCAGGGCGGCGGCCTGGCCCACGCCGGCGACGATCACGCACAGGATGCCGGCGAGCCACAGGGGCCGGCGCAACAGGTCGAGCACCATGCCGGGGCGGAAGCCCTGCGTCTGGGGGACGGTCAGCGTGGCACGGCGCTGGAGCACGGTGGCGAGACCGTTGGCGGTCGCGGCGCACAGCGCGAAGACGGTGGGGAGGAGGACGCCCATCCGTCGATCCTCGCCCCGCGAGCGGGTGCCGGGGCGCCGACACGGCCGGGCCCCGGCCAGAGGAGTGGGGTGAACACCGGTCCGCCCGCCCGCGGCGGGGTCAGCCGTCCTTCAGCTCGTCCACCACGCCCCGGACCACGTCCACGGAGGAGTTCAGCGCCTCACGGGACGCGGCGCGGGCGACCCGCATGCGCTTCGAGCCGTAGTGGACGAGGACGGAGGCACCCGACGCGTAGACGACGGTGAGCGCGCCCGCGACCCGTTCGGGGGTCCACACGCGCTCCAGGCCGCGCACCAGCGTCGAGTGCGCCGACCAGAGGGCGAGCAGCCCGCACGCCCCGCCGGCCGCCAGGGCCGCGACGCCGTGGCGGGCTTCG
Proteins encoded in this window:
- a CDS encoding DMT family transporter, coding for MGVLLPTVFALCAATANGLATVLQRRATLTVPQTQGFRPGMVLDLLRRPLWLAGILCVIVAGVGQAAALATGPLALVQPLFVLELPLALLFGSLADRRSMAPRLWAAVAAVVGGLVLAMVAASPQGNRTRVPLDRWIPTLAVCAVVVLLLTATALRRPPGKARAGCLGAATAVCYALTACLMKTSMHILDDEGVGAFFTTWHTYAFAACGVAALLLLEHALQGGPLVASQPALTLGDATVSLVLGVLLYEEHLRGHWWLLPELVGVGLVVAGVLALARAESEYG
- a CDS encoding phage holin family protein; its protein translation is MEPLPEETRNTVREDLDIARDEASLGLSEARHGVAALAAGGACGLLALWSAHSTLVRGLERVWTPERVAGALTVVYASGASVLVHYGSKRMRVARAASREALNSSVDVVRGVVDELKDG